In a single window of the Helicoverpa zea isolate HzStark_Cry1AcR chromosome 9, ilHelZeax1.1, whole genome shotgun sequence genome:
- the LOC124633245 gene encoding cathepsin B-like codes for MVTSCVAVVLCALAVVAVDRLHPLSDEYIQEINLKQNSWKAGRNFRPDTPMSYIKNLLGARRGEKKNLPIMKYDAELIANLPVSFHPSDKWPNCPSLNEIRDQGSCGSCWAFGAVEAMTDRYCIHSNQTLNFHFSAQDLLTCCDNCGSCLGGGLLERAWRYWKDNGIVSGGSYNSSLGCQPYGIAPCKHSEQDPLPPCGEGYYTPQCETSCESGYDSDYQTDKRHGKEVYTLRSNEDDIKAELFKNGPVEASFGVYSDFLHYKHGVYVKLPNATHLGGHAIKILGWGVENGQKYWLAANSWNTYWGDKGFFKILRGVNHCGIENEVVAGIPLILNE; via the coding sequence ATGGTCACATCGTGTGTAGCTGTTGTGCTATGTGCACTAGCAGTTGTCGCTGTCGATAGACTGCATCCACTCTCTGATGAATATATACAAGAGATTAATTTGAAGCAAAACTCTTGGAAAGCCGGCAGAAACTTTAGACCTGATACCCCTATGTCCTACATTAAGAATCTACTGGGTGCACGCAGGggtgaaaagaaaaatttacCAATAATGAAATATGACGCCGAACTTATTGCAAATCTTCCGGTGAGCTTCCACCCGAGTGACAAATGGCCAAACTGTCCTTCCTTAAACGAGATCAGAGACCAAGGATCGTGCGGCAGCTGTTGGGCGTTTGGTGCTGTAGAAGCCATGACCGACCGGTACTGTATACACTCCAATCAGACATTAAATTTCCATTTTTCTGCTCAAGACCTTCTGACTTGTTGTGATAATTGTGGTTCATGTCTCGGCGGAGGTTTATTGGAGAGAGCTTGGCGCTACTGGAAGGACAATGGTATTGTATCAGGAGGAAGTTACAACTCAAGTTTGGGTTGTCAGCCATACGGAATCGCTCCCTGTAAACACAGCGAACAAGATCCGTTGCCCCCCTGTGGTGAAGGATACTACACTCCACAGTGCGAAACGTCTTGTGAATCTGGTTACGACTCAGATTACCAAACGGACAAACGCCACGGTAAAGAAGTTTATACGTTAAGATCTAACGAGGATGATATAAAAGCTGAACTATTCAAAAATGGTCCTGTTGAAGCTAGCTTTGGTGTATACTCAGATTTTCTTCATTATAAGCATGGAGTTTATGTAAAATTACCAAACGCCACACATCTTGGAGGACACGCTATTAAAATATTAGGTTGGGGAGTAGAGAATGGACAGAAATATTGGCTTGCTGCTAACTCTTGGAATACATACTGGGGTGATAAAGGATTCTTTAAAATACTACGCGGAGTAAACCACTGCGGTATAGAAAATGAAGTAGTAGCAGGTATACCCCTAATACTAAATGAATAA